One Acutalibacter muris DNA window includes the following coding sequences:
- a CDS encoding uracil-DNA glycosylase, with amino-acid sequence MYNNWSDLEKACLQCEKCGLCSGRHNVVFGVGNRRSKVMFVGEGPGENEDLQGEPFVGRGGQLLDKYLAAVDLDRKTNVYIGNIVKCRPPKNRDPLPEEQEACIDWLRNQFALIRPKIVVCLGRVAAMRIMKPDIKITKEHGEFIDKNGTLMMATLHPAALLRNPGQKPAAFEDFLKLREKIDELGCDVAKQ; translated from the coding sequence ATGTACAATAACTGGAGCGATCTGGAAAAGGCCTGTTTACAGTGCGAAAAGTGCGGGCTCTGCTCCGGCAGACATAACGTGGTGTTCGGCGTGGGCAACCGCAGGTCCAAGGTGATGTTCGTGGGCGAGGGCCCCGGCGAGAATGAGGATCTACAGGGGGAGCCCTTTGTGGGCCGGGGCGGGCAACTGCTGGACAAGTATCTGGCCGCTGTTGACTTGGACCGAAAGACGAATGTCTATATCGGCAACATCGTCAAGTGCAGGCCCCCTAAGAACCGGGACCCGCTGCCCGAAGAGCAGGAGGCCTGCATAGACTGGCTCAGAAACCAGTTCGCGCTGATACGCCCGAAAATCGTTGTCTGCCTGGGCCGGGTGGCGGCTATGCGCATTATGAAGCCAGACATCAAGATCACCAAGGAGCACGGCGAGTTTATCGACAAAAACGGTACGCTGATGATGGCGACGCTGCACCCCGCCGCTCTGCTGCGCAACCCCGGCCAGAAGCCCGCCGCCTTTGAGGACTTCTTAAAGCTGAGAGAGAAAATAGACGAGCTGGGGTGCGACGTGGCAAAGCAGTAA
- a CDS encoding DUF4956 domain-containing protein has protein sequence MTFQDIFKSSFLEKISSVSILDMALALALAFGTGMFIFLVYKKTFAGVMYSSSFGVSLVAMTMITTLVILAVTSNVVLSLGMVGALSIVRFRAAIKEPLDIAFLFWAIGAGIVLAAGLIPLAVFGSVIIGVVLLVFANTKPHMNPYILVLHCQDHESERQAMGFVQRQVKRCVVKSKTAQKGSVELNLEVRMKDSGTELVNILSEMNGVEHAVLVSYNGDYMS, from the coding sequence ATGACATTTCAGGATATATTCAAATCCAGTTTTTTGGAAAAAATTTCAAGTGTGAGTATACTCGATATGGCGCTGGCCCTTGCCTTGGCCTTTGGCACAGGTATGTTTATCTTCTTGGTCTACAAAAAGACCTTCGCCGGGGTAATGTACTCCTCAAGTTTCGGAGTTTCCCTGGTGGCCATGACCATGATAACCACCTTGGTGATACTGGCGGTCACCTCCAACGTAGTGCTGTCTTTGGGCATGGTGGGCGCGCTGTCCATCGTGCGCTTCAGAGCAGCCATAAAGGAGCCGTTGGATATCGCCTTCCTGTTCTGGGCCATAGGCGCGGGCATAGTCCTGGCAGCGGGGCTTATCCCCCTAGCGGTGTTTGGCAGCGTAATAATCGGCGTGGTGCTGCTGGTCTTCGCCAACACCAAGCCCCATATGAACCCATATATATTGGTCCTGCACTGCCAGGACCACGAGAGCGAGAGACAGGCCATGGGCTTTGTACAGCGGCAGGTAAAGCGCTGTGTGGTAAAGAGCAAGACCGCCCAGAAGGGGTCTGTAGAGCTGAACCTTGAGGTGCGCATGAAGGACAGCGGCACGGAGCTTGTGAATATCCTCTCGGAGATGAACGGCGTGGAGCACGCGGTGCTGGTGAGCTATAACGGCGACTATATGAGCTGA
- the tgt gene encoding tRNA guanosine(34) transglycosylase Tgt — translation MYRLIKTEGTARRGELATVHGMVQTPGFMNVATAGAIKGAVSAYDLMELGCQVQLCNTYHLHLRPGDETVKRLGGIRKFTGWQGPVLTDSGGFQVFSLAKLRDIREEGVTFSSHIDGRKIFMGPEESMRIQSNLGSTIAMAFDECVENPAEYEYAKMSCARTARWLERCKAEMARLNREEGTLNPNQMLFGINQGCTYHDLRIEHMKRIAEMGLDGYGIGGLAVGETAGEMYSVIEAIEPHMPKDKIRYLMGVGTPANLLEAVRRGVDLFDCVMPTRNARHGHAFTMEGCRNMLNAKYVLDEAPLDETCDCPVCRRFTRAYIHHLFKAGEMLAMRLTVMHNLYFYNHLLAKIRDALDEGRFEAFYKENIETVGRRI, via the coding sequence ATGTACCGACTGATAAAAACCGAGGGCACTGCCCGCCGGGGAGAACTTGCCACCGTACACGGAATGGTGCAGACCCCGGGATTTATGAACGTGGCTACGGCCGGGGCCATAAAAGGGGCCGTCTCGGCCTATGACCTTATGGAGCTGGGCTGCCAGGTACAGCTTTGCAATACCTACCACCTGCACCTGCGTCCGGGGGACGAAACTGTAAAGCGGCTGGGGGGCATAAGAAAATTTACCGGCTGGCAGGGCCCTGTACTTACCGACAGCGGGGGCTTTCAGGTGTTCTCGTTAGCAAAGCTCCGGGATATCAGGGAGGAGGGCGTTACCTTCTCCTCCCATATAGACGGCCGTAAGATTTTTATGGGCCCGGAGGAGAGTATGCGCATACAGTCGAATCTGGGCTCTACCATCGCCATGGCCTTTGACGAGTGCGTGGAGAACCCGGCCGAGTATGAATACGCAAAAATGTCCTGCGCCCGCACAGCCCGATGGCTGGAAAGATGCAAGGCTGAGATGGCAAGGCTCAACAGGGAGGAGGGCACGCTGAACCCGAACCAGATGCTCTTTGGCATAAACCAGGGCTGCACCTATCACGACCTTCGCATAGAGCATATGAAGCGTATAGCGGAAATGGGCCTGGACGGCTACGGCATAGGGGGCCTTGCGGTGGGGGAGACCGCCGGGGAGATGTACTCGGTTATCGAGGCCATAGAGCCGCATATGCCAAAGGACAAGATACGCTACCTGATGGGTGTGGGCACGCCTGCAAACCTCCTGGAGGCCGTGCGCAGGGGCGTGGACCTGTTTGACTGCGTTATGCCCACCAGGAATGCCCGCCACGGGCACGCCTTTACAATGGAGGGGTGCAGGAATATGTTAAACGCCAAGTATGTCCTGGACGAGGCTCCCCTGGATGAGACCTGCGATTGCCCGGTCTGCCGGAGGTTTACCAGGGCCTATATCCACCACCTGTTCAAGGCTGGGGAGATGCTGGCCATGCGCCTTACGGTTATGCATAACCTGTACTTCTACAATCATCTGCTGGCAAAGATACGTGACGCTTTGGACGAGGGGCGGTTTGAGGCGTTTTACAAGGAGAATATCGAGACTGTCGGCCGGAGAATATAG
- a CDS encoding response regulator transcription factor, whose product MKLLYAEDEPAMSEAVVDILTYHKYIVDPVYDGQAALDYALSGQYDGIILDVMMPRLSGLEVLQRLRSAGRRTPVLLLTAKAEIEDQVQGLDLGADDYLPKPFPMELLLARVRALLRRREEYTPNLLSCGNITLNQKSCELSCGSQSFVLPRLEYQLMELLMLNRGIYLSTEELLCRVWGYDTEAELGVVWVYISYLRRRLSALKADITIAARRNVGYTLEEHHG is encoded by the coding sequence ATGAAGCTCCTATACGCCGAGGACGAGCCCGCCATGTCCGAGGCCGTGGTGGATATACTAACCTATCATAAGTACATCGTTGACCCGGTATACGACGGCCAGGCGGCCCTGGATTACGCCCTTTCCGGGCAGTATGACGGCATAATCTTAGACGTCATGATGCCCAGGCTCAGTGGCCTTGAGGTCCTGCAAAGGTTAAGAAGCGCCGGGCGGCGGACCCCTGTGCTGCTGCTCACGGCAAAGGCTGAGATCGAGGATCAGGTCCAGGGGCTGGACCTGGGCGCGGACGACTATCTCCCGAAGCCCTTCCCCATGGAGCTGCTTCTGGCCCGGGTGCGGGCCCTGCTCCGGCGGCGGGAGGAGTATACGCCGAACCTTTTAAGCTGCGGCAATATAACCTTAAACCAGAAAAGCTGCGAGCTCTCCTGCGGGAGCCAGTCCTTTGTGCTGCCAAGGCTCGAGTACCAGCTGATGGAGCTCCTGATGCTGAACCGGGGCATATACCTCTCCACGGAGGAGCTACTGTGCCGGGTCTGGGGCTATGACACAGAGGCGGAACTCGGCGTGGTGTGGGTGTACATATCCTACCTGCGCCGTCGGCTCTCCGCCTTGAAGGCCGATATCACCATCGCCGCCCGGAGGAATGTTGGCTATACCCTGGAGGAACACCATGGTTAA
- a CDS encoding PduL/EutD family phosphate acyltransferase, producing the protein MKVMVETSAHHVHVSEADLATLFGPGAILTNKKDLSQPGQFACAEKVEVIGPKGSMSMSILGPCRKETQVEISLTDARKLGVTAPIRESGDLEGTPGCTLKGPAGEVTIEKGVIAAKRHIHFNPDEAREAGVTDKQIVSVKVDYNGRSLIFGDVVCRVSPSYALAMHVDTDESNAAALPGTVDGEIIL; encoded by the coding sequence ATGAAAGTAATGGTCGAAACTTCCGCCCATCATGTACATGTGTCCGAGGCGGACCTTGCCACCCTGTTCGGGCCCGGCGCAATCCTCACCAACAAGAAGGACCTGTCCCAGCCCGGGCAGTTTGCCTGCGCCGAGAAGGTGGAGGTCATAGGCCCCAAGGGCTCCATGTCCATGTCCATTTTAGGACCCTGCCGCAAGGAGACCCAAGTGGAGATATCCCTGACCGACGCCCGCAAGCTGGGCGTTACCGCCCCCATACGCGAGTCCGGGGACCTGGAGGGCACCCCCGGCTGCACCCTGAAGGGCCCCGCCGGAGAGGTCACCATCGAGAAGGGCGTTATCGCCGCCAAGCGCCACATCCACTTCAACCCCGATGAGGCCAGGGAGGCCGGGGTCACCGACAAGCAGATAGTCTCCGTTAAGGTGGACTATAACGGCCGCAGCCTGATCTTCGGCGACGTGGTCTGCCGGGTCAGCCCCAGCTATGCCCTCGCTATGCACGTAGACACCGACGAGTCTAATGCCGCCGCTCTGCCGGGAACTGTGGACGGCGAGATAATTCTGTAA
- the yajC gene encoding preprotein translocase subunit YajC, which yields MYNFNLLDASAAQGGGGMSLIVMLLVYGVFFAALYFIFFRPQNKKKKKEAEMRKNAQVGDEITTIGGICGRIVAVKDESESVIIETGSDKSKLRVKRWAIGSVDTVHEDDA from the coding sequence ATGTACAATTTCAACTTGCTGGACGCTTCGGCGGCCCAGGGCGGCGGTGGCATGAGCCTTATCGTTATGCTTTTGGTATACGGCGTGTTCTTCGCGGCTCTGTACTTTATCTTCTTCCGCCCCCAGAATAAGAAGAAAAAGAAGGAGGCCGAGATGCGCAAGAACGCCCAGGTGGGCGACGAGATTACCACTATCGGCGGCATCTGCGGACGTATTGTGGCGGTGAAGGACGAGTCCGAGTCGGTCATTATCGAGACCGGTAGCGACAAATCAAAGCTGCGCGTGAAGCGCTGGGCCATCGGCAGCGTTGACACTGTGCACGAGGACGACGCCTGA
- a CDS encoding DUF4349 domain-containing protein, which produces MKRTVKNALVLSLALLLLFSFGACGGSGGDTYKSESASSAASQSGNQSADMEDMPESEAGFDEGAETGGTETVRPQDRKLITTVNLQAETKEYDTFMSWLESHVAGTGGYIESSDMYAYNERERSCDLTLRIPADKLNGFLQEMGETCNILQRSVTEEDVTLNYVDAESYRDALLVEQERLMELLEEADNLTDIMSIEDRLTTVRYQLQNYESTLRVYENQINYSTVHLSVREVVELTEPEPESWGSRAVQGMKDNARSIGRFLQELGLFLVTHIPTLLLLGVIALIILLATSRRRREARARRKQQKELIQSMRDQKNTEEQK; this is translated from the coding sequence ATGAAACGCACTGTAAAGAACGCTCTGGTTTTAAGCCTTGCTTTGCTGCTCCTATTCAGCTTTGGAGCCTGCGGCGGCAGCGGCGGGGATACGTACAAGAGTGAATCGGCCAGCAGCGCCGCCTCCCAGAGCGGGAACCAGTCGGCAGATATGGAGGATATGCCGGAGTCTGAGGCCGGCTTTGACGAGGGAGCCGAGACCGGCGGTACGGAGACGGTCCGCCCACAGGACCGCAAGCTTATAACCACGGTGAACCTTCAGGCTGAAACCAAGGAGTACGACACCTTCATGTCCTGGCTGGAGTCCCATGTGGCCGGGACAGGCGGGTATATAGAGTCCTCGGATATGTATGCCTACAACGAGCGTGAGCGCAGCTGTGACCTTACACTGCGCATTCCCGCGGACAAGCTGAACGGATTTTTGCAGGAAATGGGGGAGACCTGCAATATTTTACAGCGTTCTGTAACAGAGGAGGATGTTACCCTAAACTATGTGGACGCGGAGAGCTACCGCGATGCCCTGCTGGTGGAACAGGAGCGCTTGATGGAGCTTTTGGAAGAGGCAGATAATCTGACGGATATTATGAGCATCGAGGACCGGCTGACCACCGTGCGCTACCAGCTGCAAAACTACGAGTCCACCCTGAGGGTGTATGAAAACCAGATAAACTACAGCACCGTGCATCTGTCCGTCCGCGAGGTGGTTGAGCTCACGGAGCCAGAACCTGAGAGCTGGGGCAGCCGGGCTGTACAAGGGATGAAGGACAACGCCAGGAGCATTGGCAGGTTCCTCCAGGAGCTTGGGCTGTTCCTCGTTACCCATATACCCACCCTTCTGTTGTTGGGGGTTATCGCCCTGATAATCCTGCTGGCTACCTCCAGACGCCGCCGCGAGGCCAGAGCGCGCCGCAAGCAGCAAAAAGAGCTGATACAGTCTATGCGTGACCAGAAGAACACGGAGGAGCAGAAGTAG
- a CDS encoding CotH kinase family protein: MSTHRYIDRVCCVILVLTLMLTVVFVSASGAGSESAPRAMGYEDRLFDTSTVHTLDLVMDDWDSFISTCKNEEYSPCSVVIDGESFGNVGLRAKGNTSLTQVESYGNNRYSFKLEFDHYESGQTYHGLDKLSLNNIIQDNTYMKDYITYRMMGEFGAVSPLCSYVYIRVNGEDWGLYLAVEGVEEAFMQRNYGGDYGELYKPDSQSSGGAGDMEDGKGFMEKPGMDGPELPEGDRMLDMPEGGMEAGGAPGMGNFGGGEPRGDFGGFNGFGSSDVSLIYTDDEYSSYENIFNNAKTDITDEDRDRLVAALKRLNSFEDIDSTVDVESVIRYFVVHNFVCNFDSYTGSMIHNYYLYEDAGQLSMIPWDYNLACGGFMGQEDATALINYPIDTPVSGGTVDSRPMLAWIFSSEEYTQLYHQYFAEFISGYFDSGAFSAELERVQALISPYVEKDPTSFCSYEEFLEGVSVLKDFCLLRAESVSGQLDGSIPAASAGQAENADALIDGSDVDISAMGSMNNGGFGGMGRDRQQNQQDPMDKAETGDNANSSQQPPSEGGAAPAGGPLETVRTRESNSTNTQNEEGLITVLVCAAVLATAIAGMLLYKKKA, translated from the coding sequence ATGTCAACCCATAGATATATCGACAGGGTATGCTGTGTAATTTTGGTCCTGACCCTTATGCTGACGGTGGTATTTGTAAGCGCCAGCGGGGCCGGCTCAGAGAGCGCGCCCCGGGCCATGGGCTATGAGGACCGGCTGTTCGATACCAGCACAGTCCACACCCTGGACCTCGTGATGGACGACTGGGACAGTTTTATCAGCACCTGCAAAAATGAGGAATACTCCCCCTGCTCCGTTGTGATAGACGGCGAGTCCTTCGGGAACGTGGGGCTCCGGGCCAAGGGCAACACCTCCCTGACTCAGGTGGAGAGCTACGGCAATAACCGCTACAGCTTCAAGCTGGAGTTCGACCACTACGAGAGCGGGCAGACCTATCACGGCCTGGATAAGCTGAGCCTTAACAATATTATCCAGGACAACACATACATGAAGGACTATATCACCTACCGCATGATGGGTGAGTTTGGGGCGGTTTCTCCCCTTTGCAGCTATGTGTATATCCGGGTAAACGGTGAGGACTGGGGGCTCTATCTGGCCGTGGAGGGTGTGGAGGAGGCCTTCATGCAGCGCAATTACGGCGGGGACTACGGCGAGCTGTATAAGCCTGACAGCCAGAGCTCCGGCGGCGCTGGGGACATGGAGGACGGAAAGGGCTTTATGGAAAAGCCCGGTATGGACGGGCCGGAGCTTCCAGAGGGAGACCGTATGCTTGATATGCCCGAGGGCGGCATGGAAGCGGGCGGCGCACCTGGCATGGGCAATTTTGGCGGCGGAGAGCCCAGGGGTGATTTTGGCGGCTTCAACGGCTTCGGTAGCAGCGATGTGTCCCTTATATACACCGACGACGAATACTCCAGCTATGAGAATATCTTTAATAACGCCAAGACAGATATTACTGACGAGGACAGGGACAGGCTTGTCGCCGCCCTGAAAAGGCTGAACTCATTTGAGGATATTGACAGTACCGTGGACGTGGAGAGTGTGATACGCTACTTCGTGGTACACAACTTTGTATGCAATTTCGACAGCTATACCGGCTCTATGATACACAACTATTACCTCTATGAAGACGCTGGGCAGCTCTCCATGATCCCCTGGGACTATAATCTGGCCTGCGGCGGCTTTATGGGACAGGAGGACGCCACGGCCCTTATAAATTATCCCATAGATACCCCGGTGTCCGGCGGGACCGTTGACAGCCGCCCCATGCTGGCCTGGATATTCTCAAGCGAGGAATATACCCAGCTCTACCACCAGTATTTCGCGGAGTTCATCTCGGGCTATTTCGACAGCGGCGCGTTTTCAGCTGAGCTTGAGCGGGTACAGGCGCTGATATCTCCGTATGTGGAGAAGGACCCCACCAGCTTCTGCTCTTATGAGGAGTTTCTTGAGGGCGTTTCGGTGCTAAAGGATTTCTGTCTGCTGCGGGCCGAGAGCGTAAGCGGCCAGCTTGACGGCTCCATACCCGCCGCTTCGGCCGGGCAGGCGGAAAACGCCGATGCGCTGATAGACGGCTCTGATGTGGATATATCCGCAATGGGCTCCATGAACAACGGCGGCTTTGGCGGCATGGGCCGGGACAGACAGCAGAACCAACAAGATCCGATGGACAAAGCGGAGACCGGCGATAACGCCAACAGCAGTCAGCAGCCTCCATCTGAAGGGGGCGCGGCCCCGGCCGGCGGGCCCCTAGAGACGGTGCGTACCAGAGAATCGAACAGTACCAATACGCAAAACGAAGAGGGGCTTATTACGGTTCTGGTCTGCGCCGCCGTCCTTGCCACGGCTATAGCCGGTATGCTGCTGTATAAAAAGAAGGCCTGA
- a CDS encoding GTP-binding protein, with amino-acid sequence MGGIINIGIVAHADAGKTTLTEGLLFEAGEPAP; translated from the coding sequence ATGGGTGGCATTATCAACATCGGCATAGTGGCCCACGCGGACGCGGGGAAGACCACCTTGACAGAAGGGCTTCTCTTTGAAGCGGGGGAGCCCGCCCCTTAA
- a CDS encoding TIGR04086 family membrane protein gives MKWVRALILSTAITAGAGLGLLSAIAFFVCRSESLPRGSVTVVTTLAACAAVFLGGLLSSISAREKGLLLGIGAGAVFLVCAGLVSVLAFRIEPGPGSVGKIAAILISGAIGGVLGANRKSKVKF, from the coding sequence ATGAAATGGGTAAGAGCTTTGATACTTTCCACTGCCATTACCGCCGGCGCGGGTCTTGGGCTGCTGTCGGCAATCGCCTTTTTCGTCTGCCGTTCAGAGTCCCTGCCAAGGGGTTCCGTTACCGTCGTCACAACCCTTGCCGCCTGCGCGGCGGTGTTTTTGGGCGGGCTGCTGTCCTCCATATCGGCGCGGGAGAAGGGGCTGCTGCTGGGAATTGGGGCAGGGGCGGTTTTTCTGGTGTGCGCGGGGTTGGTGTCTGTTCTGGCGTTCCGGATAGAGCCGGGCCCCGGGAGCGTTGGCAAGATTGCTGCTATACTCATAAGCGGGGCTATTGGCGGTGTGCTGGGCGCCAACCGTAAAAGCAAGGTGAAATTTTGA
- a CDS encoding histidine phosphatase family protein, which yields MEIYLVRHGETDWNAQGKLQGREDLPLNGNGKRQAMACGVALSEAGFTAIYSSPLKRALETAGELALYHPCGVTPDPALTERDYGKLSGLTKDQRVAWEARGLPSGKEHWQALAGRAMAAVDRRASEHGENSRIAMVSHGAWINAVLAVLSRHEIGTGKTQLKNTCISVIRREGKGAEIVCYNLSPEEHSQWAAGR from the coding sequence GTGGAAATATATTTGGTGCGCCACGGAGAAACAGACTGGAATGCCCAGGGAAAGCTTCAAGGCAGGGAGGACCTCCCGTTGAACGGTAACGGAAAGCGTCAGGCCATGGCCTGCGGCGTGGCTTTAAGCGAAGCCGGGTTCACGGCGATCTACAGCAGTCCCCTTAAGCGGGCCCTTGAGACCGCCGGGGAACTCGCCCTATACCACCCGTGTGGCGTCACGCCGGACCCCGCGCTGACAGAGCGGGACTATGGAAAGCTCTCGGGCTTGACAAAGGACCAGCGGGTGGCCTGGGAGGCAAGGGGCCTGCCCAGCGGGAAGGAGCACTGGCAGGCGCTGGCGGGCCGGGCTATGGCTGCGGTGGACAGGCGCGCCAGTGAGCACGGGGAGAACAGCCGCATAGCCATGGTGTCCCATGGGGCGTGGATAAACGCCGTCTTGGCTGTGCTGTCCCGGCACGAGATAGGGACCGGGAAGACACAGTTGAAAAATACCTGCATTTCGGTCATACGCAGGGAGGGAAAAGGAGCGGAGATAGTCTGTTATAACCTCTCGCCCGAGGAACACTCTCAGTGGGCGGCAGGCCGCTAG
- a CDS encoding sensor histidine kinase → MVKALQKRFVIAAMAAITGLILLLLGAINAANLMLISQRMDRTLELLCSADGDPGNLPPTDKPSGRPFPFGVPDGPREVYSAFVSGSFFLVRFGPDYEPVFVDVSRAYSVSEDQAAELALKALEKGNKRGEYGHFRYLIREGPGPGALAVFLDTSGESGSFWRVLILSAAVGFFCWGIMLVFVILLSRRAIRPIAENIQRQKQFVTNAGHELKTPLAIIQSNAEALELYNGESKWSRNIREQTARLGGLVKELLMLARMDESPIQGEPENFSLSGLIESSLREFSQPIAAKGLNLAADITADVSIRADREQVRKLVSILLDNCVKYADPGGRAMVTLVKSDSRIDLSIENTCPKLPAVPPDKLFDRFYRADPARTQKGGGYGVGLAIARSLAGANRAAIWARYIQPNLVRFTVRFRQ, encoded by the coding sequence ATGGTTAAGGCGCTGCAAAAAAGGTTCGTAATTGCCGCCATGGCCGCCATCACCGGGCTGATACTGCTGCTGCTTGGAGCCATAAACGCCGCGAACCTCATGCTGATAAGCCAGCGTATGGACCGAACCCTGGAATTGTTATGCAGCGCCGACGGTGACCCCGGCAATCTGCCTCCCACCGATAAGCCCTCTGGCAGGCCCTTCCCCTTCGGTGTTCCTGACGGGCCCAGGGAGGTCTATAGCGCTTTTGTGTCCGGGAGCTTCTTTCTGGTGCGCTTCGGGCCGGATTACGAGCCCGTATTCGTTGACGTTAGCCGCGCCTATTCCGTCAGCGAGGACCAGGCCGCAGAGCTTGCGCTCAAGGCCCTGGAGAAGGGCAATAAGCGCGGCGAATACGGGCATTTTCGCTATCTTATAAGAGAGGGACCTGGCCCCGGTGCTCTGGCTGTGTTCCTGGACACCTCCGGCGAAAGCGGCTCCTTCTGGCGTGTGCTTATTTTATCGGCTGCCGTTGGGTTTTTCTGCTGGGGGATTATGCTGGTCTTTGTGATACTCCTATCCCGGCGGGCCATACGCCCCATCGCGGAAAATATCCAGCGCCAGAAACAGTTTGTAACCAACGCCGGACACGAGCTCAAAACTCCCCTTGCCATCATACAGTCCAACGCCGAGGCCCTGGAGCTCTATAACGGCGAGAGTAAATGGAGCCGGAATATCCGCGAACAGACCGCAAGGCTTGGGGGGCTGGTAAAGGAGCTGCTAATGCTGGCCCGAATGGACGAGAGCCCAATACAAGGGGAGCCCGAGAATTTTTCACTCAGCGGGCTTATTGAGAGCTCTCTCCGGGAGTTTTCCCAGCCCATAGCCGCAAAGGGGCTTAACCTTGCGGCGGATATCACAGCGGACGTCAGTATCCGCGCCGACCGGGAGCAGGTGCGAAAGCTTGTCTCCATACTGCTGGACAACTGCGTAAAGTATGCGGACCCCGGGGGCCGGGCCATGGTCACACTGGTAAAAAGCGACAGCCGGATAGATCTCTCCATAGAAAACACCTGCCCGAAGCTGCCGGCGGTCCCCCCGGATAAGCTCTTTGATCGTTTCTACCGGGCCGACCCCGCCCGCACCCAGAAGGGCGGTGGCTACGGCGTGGGGCTGGCTATCGCCCGTTCCTTGGCGGGGGCGAACCGCGCCGCTATTTGGGCAAGGTATATCCAGCCGAACCTTGTCCGCTTTACTGTGCGGTTCAGGCAATAG
- a CDS encoding polyphosphate polymerase domain-containing protein encodes MDFRHEGKHEISPGDVLALRARLSAVMAIDPHARDGRYTVSSLYFDTPDGRALREKINGVSRREKFRLRYYNSDTSLVLLEKKMKIDGLCSKLQTAVPREEAMALVRGEYQAFSRDGPPLLQELYGKMATQGLRPRTVVRYTREPFIYTPGNVRVTLDYNIRAGTDCGEFLDPDGCTIPLPNNAAVLEVKWDSFLPSVIRDLVQIPGVHTGAFSKYAACRVYG; translated from the coding sequence GTGGATTTCCGCCACGAAGGGAAACATGAAATATCCCCCGGGGACGTGCTGGCCCTTAGAGCAAGGCTGTCCGCAGTGATGGCCATAGACCCCCACGCCCGGGACGGCAGGTATACCGTAAGCAGCCTATACTTTGACACGCCTGACGGCAGGGCTCTGAGGGAGAAGATAAACGGCGTTAGCCGCAGGGAGAAGTTCCGGCTCAGGTATTATAACAGCGACACGTCGCTGGTCCTCCTTGAAAAGAAAATGAAGATAGACGGCCTGTGCTCGAAGCTTCAGACCGCCGTTCCAAGGGAGGAGGCTATGGCTCTGGTCCGGGGAGAATACCAAGCTTTCAGCAGGGACGGCCCGCCGCTTTTGCAGGAGCTTTACGGGAAGATGGCCACACAGGGGCTACGCCCCCGGACCGTTGTGCGGTATACCCGAGAGCCGTTTATTTATACCCCGGGCAACGTAAGGGTGACACTGGACTATAATATACGCGCCGGGACTGACTGCGGCGAGTTTCTTGACCCGGACGGCTGTACCATACCCCTCCCGAATAATGCGGCGGTGCTGGAGGTCAAGTGGGACAGCTTTCTCCCCTCTGTTATCCGGGACCTGGTGCAGATCCCCGGCGTCCACACTGGGGCCTTCTCAAAATACGCGGCCTGCCGGGTATACGGTTAG